A single Cryomorphaceae bacterium DNA region contains:
- a CDS encoding YebC/PmpR family DNA-binding transcriptional regulator, which produces MGRAFEYRKARKMKRWASMSKAFTRLTKDIIMAVKEGGPSPETNYKLKLLIQNAKQANMPKDNVARAIKKASDKDQSDYKTVVYEGYAQHGIAVLVETSTDNTTRTVANVRSYFNKCDGNLGTSGSVEFMFEHKCHFKVPGEGLDLEEFELEMIDFGVDDIFADEEDGSVMVYGPFEQFGPISSALDEQNIEILESGTEYIPTDTKELNEEQTADVEKLLEMLEEDDDVSNVYSTMA; this is translated from the coding sequence ATGGGACGCGCGTTTGAATACCGCAAAGCGAGAAAGATGAAGCGTTGGGCGAGTATGTCCAAAGCATTTACACGTTTGACGAAGGACATTATCATGGCCGTTAAAGAGGGAGGGCCAAGTCCTGAAACCAACTACAAGTTGAAGCTTCTCATTCAAAATGCGAAGCAGGCGAATATGCCTAAGGACAATGTCGCGCGGGCCATCAAGAAAGCGTCCGATAAGGATCAGAGCGACTACAAAACCGTCGTCTACGAAGGATATGCTCAGCACGGTATTGCCGTTCTCGTTGAAACGTCTACGGACAATACGACACGCACTGTGGCGAACGTTCGCTCCTACTTCAATAAATGCGACGGAAACCTCGGGACTTCTGGATCGGTCGAATTCATGTTTGAGCATAAATGCCATTTCAAGGTTCCAGGTGAAGGCCTCGATCTAGAGGAGTTCGAGCTTGAAATGATCGATTTCGGTGTGGATGACATTTTTGCCGACGAGGAAGATGGTTCGGTTATGGTCTATGGCCCATTTGAGCAGTTTGGCCCAATTTCAAGCGCCCTAGACGAACAGAATATCGAAATCCTTGAATCGGGTACAGAATACATCCCAACGGATACCAAAGAGCTCAATGAAGAGCAAACCGCGGATGTTGAGAAGCTCCTCGAGATGCTCGAGGAGGACGATGACGTTTCGAACGTCTACTCCACCATGGCATAA
- a CDS encoding response regulator, translated as MSPSAYHKLLKRQVRKHLNDLKELPDREALDHFLEAVSKSYSSFDQDKELSQRMFDIADSEYQEINRRLLEEKKTREQSIAKLIEAVNTLRQAESGSEDIDENLDLLSIADLLGEEVMLRRQIEEALKEAIVETEKAAKAKTEFLSIMSHEIRSPLNAVIGMTHILNNEEHLPSQEENLSVLEISSRNLMLLINDILDFNKIDSGNLELEQHSFDLAHLLKNIRKANDHAAKERGNILKLFVDDELPTSVRGDSARLGQIITNLVSNAVKFTNEGMVRIDATVMRSNDTEVTVRVSVEDEGIGIPEEKLKRIFEPFTQAGAETNRNYGGTGLGLAITKKLLHLMGSSIKVKSSEGQGSTFYFDLTLVTGESVSPETPNSGPIDEVKDLGNARILAVDDLEFNIITLSKIIGKWNIELTTASNGYEAVELVRNKDFDLVLMDLQMPVMDGREATEKIREFNTELPIVALTASTNESTRREVLALGMSDFAGKPFEPDQLYRKLKSHLVAKKEA; from the coding sequence ATGTCTCCTTCTGCTTATCATAAATTACTCAAGCGCCAGGTCCGCAAGCACCTGAACGATTTAAAAGAGCTTCCTGACCGAGAGGCCTTGGATCACTTTCTTGAAGCTGTAAGCAAGAGTTACTCATCTTTTGATCAAGATAAGGAGCTCTCACAGCGTATGTTTGATATTGCAGACAGCGAGTATCAGGAAATCAATAGACGTCTTCTTGAGGAGAAAAAAACTCGTGAACAGAGTATTGCTAAGCTGATCGAAGCGGTGAATACTTTGCGCCAGGCCGAATCCGGCTCCGAAGACATTGACGAAAACTTGGACCTGCTCTCCATCGCAGATTTGCTCGGAGAAGAGGTCATGCTTCGCCGTCAAATCGAAGAAGCTTTGAAAGAGGCTATTGTGGAGACCGAAAAAGCAGCAAAGGCCAAGACGGAGTTCTTGTCGATTATGAGTCATGAAATCCGCTCACCGCTGAATGCGGTAATCGGTATGACGCATATCTTAAACAACGAAGAGCACTTGCCCTCCCAAGAAGAGAATTTGAGTGTCTTGGAGATTTCTTCAAGAAACTTAATGCTCCTGATTAATGACATTCTCGATTTCAACAAGATCGACTCCGGAAACCTCGAGCTTGAACAGCATTCATTTGATCTGGCTCACTTGCTGAAGAATATTCGGAAAGCCAATGATCACGCTGCTAAGGAAAGAGGGAATATCTTGAAGCTATTCGTTGACGATGAATTGCCCACCAGTGTTCGTGGAGACAGCGCGCGATTGGGTCAGATCATCACCAACTTGGTTTCCAATGCGGTGAAATTCACCAATGAAGGTATGGTCCGCATCGACGCTACCGTCATGCGCTCAAACGATACCGAGGTGACCGTTCGGGTTTCCGTTGAAGACGAGGGGATCGGAATTCCAGAAGAAAAACTCAAGCGCATTTTTGAGCCCTTTACTCAAGCTGGCGCTGAGACCAATCGGAACTATGGCGGTACCGGTCTAGGACTTGCCATCACCAAAAAGCTCCTTCATTTGATGGGTTCTTCCATCAAGGTGAAGAGCTCTGAAGGGCAAGGATCTACTTTTTACTTTGATCTAACCTTGGTTACCGGGGAATCCGTTTCTCCTGAAACACCGAACTCCGGCCCAATAGACGAAGTGAAAGATCTCGGTAATGCTCGGATTCTGGCTGTAGATGATTTGGAGTTCAACATCATTACCCTAAGCAAGATCATTGGCAAGTGGAATATTGAATTGACCACTGCTTCCAATGGGTATGAGGCTGTTGAGCTTGTCCGAAACAAAGACTTTGATTTGGTCTTGATGGACTTGCAAATGCCCGTTATGGATGGGCGTGAGGCCACGGAAAAAATTCGTGAGTTCAATACCGAACTCCCCATTGTCGCTTTAACCGCCAGCACGAATGAATCCACACGCCGTGAAGTACTGGCCTTGGGAATGAGTGACTTCGCGGGTAAACCGTTTGAGCCAGATCAACTCTACCGAAAGCTGAAATCGCACCTCGTTGCGAAAAAGGAAGCCTAG
- a CDS encoding FIST C-terminal domain-containing protein, producing the protein MKTKQLIYNGGWDFSSMPSDPADLILAFGQRQQLTAGGYKALRDANPNSTILAGSTSGEISNSAVLDENIVATAVWFDKVKTVSNSVQIEDHASSKEAGKALVDKFDRADLKFLFVISDGQKVNGSELVEGMNEAVNNEIPISGGLAGDGADFQQTVVGLDDHLGEGLIAAIGFYGDSLVYGYGSKGGWSSFGPSRTITKSKDNVLYEIDGTSALDLYKKYLGEYAEQLPGSALLFPLALRADGPDGEEVVRTILTIDQEEKSMTFAGNMPEGSIVRLMKANLDHLVDAAFDAVEHSVSDEVIQGDQLSVLISCVGRKLIFGNRIDEEIEAARETLGNETVISGFYSYGEISPFQALNSCSLHNQTMTVTTIAEK; encoded by the coding sequence ATGAAGACAAAACAACTGATCTACAATGGAGGCTGGGATTTTTCTTCTATGCCATCCGACCCTGCAGACCTTATTTTGGCCTTTGGTCAACGCCAACAATTGACAGCAGGTGGCTATAAAGCACTGCGCGACGCCAACCCCAACAGCACCATTTTAGCGGGCTCCACTTCTGGAGAAATCAGCAATTCCGCTGTTCTGGACGAGAACATTGTAGCGACGGCCGTTTGGTTTGACAAAGTGAAAACCGTTTCCAACTCGGTTCAAATCGAAGACCACGCCTCCAGCAAGGAAGCCGGTAAAGCTCTCGTAGATAAGTTTGATCGCGCGGACCTGAAATTCCTCTTCGTGATTTCAGATGGACAAAAAGTGAACGGCTCAGAGTTGGTTGAAGGCATGAATGAAGCCGTGAACAACGAAATTCCGATCTCAGGCGGACTTGCCGGGGACGGTGCGGATTTCCAGCAAACAGTTGTCGGCCTTGACGACCATCTCGGAGAAGGACTCATTGCCGCCATCGGATTTTACGGAGATAGCCTGGTATATGGATACGGTTCCAAAGGCGGTTGGAGCAGTTTCGGCCCTTCGCGAACCATCACCAAGTCCAAAGACAACGTTCTGTACGAAATCGACGGAACAAGCGCATTGGACCTCTATAAAAAATACCTCGGTGAATATGCCGAGCAACTTCCAGGCTCCGCCCTGCTCTTTCCTTTGGCCCTACGGGCCGATGGCCCCGATGGCGAAGAGGTGGTCCGCACCATCTTAACGATCGACCAAGAAGAGAAGTCCATGACCTTTGCGGGGAATATGCCGGAAGGAAGTATTGTGCGACTCATGAAGGCGAATCTCGACCATTTAGTAGACGCTGCTTTTGACGCCGTTGAACATTCCGTTTCGGATGAAGTTATTCAGGGCGATCAATTGTCTGTGTTGATTTCGTGTGTCGGTCGTAAACTGATTTTCGGAAATCGTATTGACGAGGAAATCGAAGCGGCGAGAGAAACGCTCGGCAACGAAACGGTCATTTCTGGCTTCTACAGCTATGGTGAGATCAGTCCGTTTCAAGCCCTGAATAGTTGCTCGCTGCACAACCAAACCATGACCGTCACAACCATCGCCGAGAAGTAA
- a CDS encoding DUF481 domain-containing protein: MSSNFKTLLAFLGLFFGYAVQAQDTIVLLNEDRVIGDFKGMSRGVATIETAYSDADFTIEWSGVGYVITNKVFLIRYEGSDYDAGKIRMNPSDPSQIMITYEDGAGEVTVPLQSIVELSDVDGGWIDRMSANISVGASLTRANNLRQFTASGLVGYIDENFSLNATVNSIYSTQDDASDTRRTDASLTGQVFITRGWFGAASVNYLSDGEINLVSRLNNRAGLGKNWYQTNTWYFSSTVGVANNQEEFSGEDAASINSWEAFVTLELNLFDTGDLSLFSNFTAFPSLTEAGRFRYDAKLDVKYDLPYDFFVKLGTTLNYDNQPSGGAVPLSYIFQTTFGWEL, translated from the coding sequence ATGTCTTCGAATTTTAAAACTTTGCTTGCCTTTTTAGGCCTCTTTTTTGGCTACGCCGTTCAAGCACAAGACACCATCGTTCTGCTCAATGAAGATCGCGTCATTGGCGACTTTAAAGGGATGTCCCGAGGCGTGGCCACCATTGAAACGGCCTATAGCGATGCCGATTTTACTATTGAGTGGTCTGGAGTCGGCTACGTCATCACGAACAAGGTGTTCCTCATCAGGTATGAAGGTTCGGATTACGATGCGGGTAAGATCCGCATGAACCCATCAGACCCCTCACAGATTATGATCACCTATGAAGATGGAGCCGGTGAGGTAACGGTGCCGCTACAGAGCATTGTGGAGCTCAGCGATGTAGACGGGGGGTGGATTGACCGCATGAGCGCCAATATCTCCGTGGGAGCAAGTTTGACGCGAGCGAATAACCTCCGCCAATTTACCGCGTCTGGTCTAGTAGGGTACATCGACGAAAACTTCAGTCTGAACGCAACAGTCAACTCCATTTACAGCACGCAGGACGATGCGAGCGATACGCGTCGGACCGATGCGAGTTTGACCGGTCAGGTCTTCATCACACGAGGCTGGTTTGGCGCCGCATCCGTCAACTATTTGAGTGATGGGGAAATCAACTTGGTCTCTCGTTTGAACAACCGAGCGGGTCTCGGTAAGAACTGGTATCAAACCAACACTTGGTACTTCAGTTCCACGGTAGGGGTTGCGAACAACCAGGAAGAATTTTCGGGAGAAGACGCAGCAAGCATCAACTCATGGGAGGCCTTTGTGACGCTTGAACTCAATCTCTTTGACACGGGCGATCTGAGCCTGTTCTCGAACTTCACGGCGTTCCCAAGCTTGACGGAGGCCGGTCGTTTTCGTTATGATGCTAAGCTCGACGTCAAGTACGATTTACCGTATGATTTCTTTGTCAAACTCGGAACCACGTTGAACTACGATAACCAGCCTTCTGGTGGCGCAGTACCTTTGAGTTACATCTTCCAAACGACGTTTGGCTGGGAGCTCTGA
- a CDS encoding DUF481 domain-containing protein — MRFKAFFFLILGLTARYTLHAQHDTLYLTNGDFMVGEVKSMKNGVLKIETDYSDTDFLVEWEKVAEMHSDQPFLIRYIGSDYVNGTFVMDPGDSTMIIISLEYGSSLNVPIQSIVYLSELGGGWKDRLKADIAVGLNLTKANNLRQFNVTGNLGYYTANWNLSASGNSLLSSQDDVDDTRRTDATFGYTHYLRNAWQGAIGVSFLSNDEINLRYRVVNGATFGKNWFQTNTWYFNTSLGVANTEEVFSDADETTRNSWEGVVSVELNLFDLSDLDLLFSFVGYPGFTERGRFRYDTKTSLKYDLPLDFFIKVSTTVNFDNQPTGDAERLDYVIQTTFGWEL, encoded by the coding sequence ATGCGGTTTAAAGCGTTTTTCTTTTTGATTTTGGGCCTCACGGCCCGATATACCCTGCACGCGCAGCATGATACGCTGTACCTAACCAACGGTGACTTCATGGTTGGTGAAGTCAAGTCCATGAAAAACGGGGTGCTCAAGATTGAAACGGATTACAGCGACACCGATTTTTTGGTGGAATGGGAGAAGGTTGCGGAGATGCATTCCGACCAGCCGTTCTTGATTCGGTACATCGGGAGCGATTATGTCAACGGAACTTTTGTGATGGATCCCGGTGATTCGACCATGATCATCATATCCCTAGAGTACGGGAGTTCTCTGAACGTTCCTATTCAATCCATCGTCTATCTCAGTGAGTTGGGTGGGGGTTGGAAAGATCGACTAAAGGCGGATATAGCCGTAGGCCTGAACCTCACCAAAGCCAATAATCTTCGTCAGTTTAACGTAACGGGAAACCTTGGTTACTACACGGCCAACTGGAACCTGAGCGCATCGGGGAATTCCCTTCTGAGCAGTCAAGATGATGTTGACGACACGCGACGAACCGATGCAACCTTTGGCTATACTCACTACCTCAGAAACGCATGGCAAGGAGCAATTGGGGTGAGTTTTTTAAGCAACGACGAAATCAACCTGAGGTATCGTGTTGTGAATGGAGCAACTTTTGGTAAGAACTGGTTTCAAACCAATACGTGGTACTTCAACACGTCCTTGGGAGTAGCAAACACCGAAGAGGTCTTTTCAGATGCTGATGAGACTACCCGAAATTCTTGGGAAGGCGTTGTGTCCGTTGAGCTCAATCTTTTTGACTTAAGCGACTTGGATCTTCTCTTCAGCTTCGTTGGCTATCCCGGTTTCACGGAACGCGGTCGTTTTCGTTACGATACCAAGACCTCTTTGAAGTATGACCTCCCATTAGACTTCTTTATCAAGGTGAGCACCACGGTCAACTTCGACAATCAGCCCACTGGAGACGCCGAGCGTCTCGACTACGTTATCCAGACCACCTTCGGCTGGGAACTTTAA
- a CDS encoding T9SS type A sorting domain-containing protein translates to MKALTTTGLVLAFALASVAQSGMLLFQPGPGQNNGSDQGGWTDGKDTWTWELTGQGYPSAPEIAASPVSTTNTNQYKAYMQFDFATLPYDVDSVILRVHFKSNACSCVSNCTAPFYFYYLNEAWDESTLDWNNAPMEGMSFAGPFWLTAPNDYGVVEIDFTDPYQEWAHGRRNNYGFVVYSPQMGDNNGEVSFRIHSSDHWDEDKRPALMIYPTEKNNVLDVATWSKDDRFMAQRANPGGALSQDEKPSNSLMSPEDYMSSLMSQLDANTVELNGYPNPAVNYYTVEGLNSTDQVQWFDLQGRMIQPSVQYGFDGEHQYDVSALPSGVYLIEVRKGNATQQLRMVKAG, encoded by the coding sequence ATGAAAGCGTTAACCACCACCGGGTTAGTCTTAGCTTTCGCACTGGCAAGTGTCGCGCAAAGTGGTATGCTCCTCTTCCAACCGGGTCCTGGTCAAAACAACGGTTCTGATCAGGGCGGTTGGACAGACGGAAAAGATACTTGGACATGGGAATTGACTGGTCAGGGATATCCGTCAGCCCCTGAAATAGCCGCTTCTCCCGTCAGCACGACCAACACAAACCAGTACAAGGCCTACATGCAGTTTGACTTTGCAACGCTCCCATACGACGTTGACTCTGTAATCCTGCGCGTTCACTTTAAGTCTAACGCTTGTAGCTGTGTCAGCAACTGTACAGCACCCTTTTACTTTTATTACTTGAACGAGGCTTGGGACGAGTCCACATTAGATTGGAACAATGCCCCAATGGAAGGAATGAGTTTTGCTGGGCCATTCTGGTTAACGGCTCCCAATGATTATGGTGTTGTCGAGATAGACTTTACCGATCCATATCAAGAATGGGCGCATGGTCGTCGCAACAACTATGGTTTTGTGGTTTACTCACCACAGATGGGGGACAACAACGGTGAAGTCTCCTTCCGTATCCATTCCAGTGATCACTGGGATGAAGACAAGCGCCCTGCACTTATGATCTACCCGACCGAAAAGAACAATGTGCTTGACGTAGCTACATGGTCCAAGGACGATCGATTCATGGCACAACGGGCCAATCCAGGGGGTGCGCTGAGCCAAGATGAGAAACCGTCCAATTCTTTGATGAGCCCTGAGGACTATATGTCATCTCTTATGTCTCAATTGGACGCCAACACAGTAGAATTGAATGGTTATCCAAACCCAGCAGTCAACTACTACACGGTCGAAGGCTTGAATAGCACAGATCAAGTTCAATGGTTTGATCTCCAAGGCCGTATGATTCAACCTTCTGTTCAATACGGATTTGATGGAGAGCATCAATACGATGTCTCCGCTCTTCCTTCAGGTGTTTACTTGATCGAAGTGCGCAAAGGAAATGCAACCCAACAGTTGCGCATGGTTAAGGCTGGCTAG
- a CDS encoding efflux transporter outer membrane subunit — MKKIVGFLALTVLMASCKVGPKYAGRDFEVAEGFSVHDSLAFETDSVNSDSLAFVVEDLRWWEFFNDPVLDSLIREGLANNQDLLISAKQIEIAQYQLGIQKAELLPGFDVGVDGSYGNSSFFSIQNGEDLGQAFGAVNMNWEIDFWGKYRRLNEAARADLLATEFGYRSLALSLIETIASTYFEYLAAQSQVEISKRNAASRDSMMLIIQARYDEGLVPEIDLNQSQIQYAIAASAVPQYERQVIQTRNLLNFLVGRAPGPIRTTNVLESEELEVEIPVLFPIDVLAQRPDVRAAEQNLVAQNAFIGVAQANRLPSISISALIGAGTLSNGFISPDQVLWSAGGGLLFPLFNFGQLKKQVEVERKRTEQTEFEYRKTVLNAWREVEDALAAIDNLEKEIDITIDRVDAAMNAEYLSRERYDKGVTSYLEFLESQRQAFEAELTLSARRSELLGSYVRLYAALGGGWLSEQESQPEDPSQP, encoded by the coding sequence ATGAAGAAGATAGTCGGCTTTTTAGCACTAACGGTTTTGATGGCCTCCTGTAAAGTGGGGCCCAAATACGCAGGCCGCGATTTTGAGGTGGCCGAAGGGTTTAGCGTCCACGATTCTCTAGCCTTTGAAACGGACTCCGTGAATTCGGATAGTCTGGCATTTGTAGTGGAAGATCTTCGCTGGTGGGAATTCTTCAACGATCCTGTTTTGGATTCCCTCATTCGAGAGGGCCTGGCCAACAACCAGGACCTTCTAATTTCAGCGAAGCAAATTGAAATTGCCCAATATCAATTGGGTATTCAAAAGGCGGAACTGCTTCCAGGTTTTGATGTGGGAGTGGATGGAAGCTACGGCAACTCCTCTTTCTTCAGCATTCAGAATGGGGAGGATTTGGGGCAAGCCTTCGGAGCGGTCAATATGAACTGGGAGATCGACTTTTGGGGAAAATACCGTCGTTTAAATGAAGCCGCACGGGCTGATCTCCTCGCAACGGAATTCGGATATCGATCCTTGGCATTATCCCTTATTGAAACGATTGCCTCGACCTATTTTGAGTACCTCGCCGCCCAAAGCCAAGTCGAGATTTCCAAGCGTAATGCTGCTTCTCGAGACAGTATGATGCTCATCATCCAAGCGCGCTATGACGAAGGGTTGGTTCCCGAGATTGATCTAAATCAGAGTCAAATTCAATATGCCATTGCCGCCAGTGCTGTTCCGCAGTACGAGCGTCAGGTGATTCAGACTCGAAACTTGCTCAATTTTCTAGTGGGTCGGGCCCCGGGGCCTATCCGCACCACCAATGTCCTGGAGTCCGAAGAGCTCGAAGTTGAGATTCCGGTCTTGTTCCCGATAGACGTTTTGGCCCAGCGCCCAGATGTCCGGGCGGCAGAGCAAAACCTAGTGGCGCAAAACGCGTTTATTGGCGTCGCTCAAGCCAATCGATTACCGAGTATCAGCATCAGTGCTCTTATAGGAGCCGGTACGCTCAGCAATGGGTTTATTAGTCCTGACCAAGTGCTTTGGAGTGCTGGTGGTGGACTGCTATTCCCGCTATTCAACTTTGGTCAACTCAAAAAGCAAGTCGAAGTAGAAAGAAAACGCACCGAGCAAACAGAGTTCGAGTACCGTAAAACCGTGCTCAATGCTTGGAGAGAAGTTGAAGACGCACTAGCGGCCATTGACAACTTGGAAAAGGAAATTGACATCACCATTGATCGGGTTGATGCGGCGATGAACGCAGAATACCTATCGCGAGAGCGGTACGATAAAGGGGTGACGAGTTATTTGGAATTCCTGGAATCACAACGCCAGGCCTTCGAAGCGGAATTAACGCTTTCGGCCCGGCGGAGTGAATTGCTAGGGAGTTATGTCCGCTTATATGCGGCTTTAGGTGGTGGTTGGCTCAGTGAACAAGAGTCACAGCCTGAAGACCCTAGCCAGCCTTAA